The window AGGCTATCGCGTCTACCGGGCCGCCACCAACGGCGCACGCACCGACTACAAGCGACTGATGGAACTGGGCAGCGAGGCGCTCTCCTACGTCGACGACGGTGTCGAGGAGATCGGCACCGCTTCGCCTCTGGCCACCAACACGGCCGGACTCACCATGTCGGCGGTCCAGCTCGAGCTGGGCAACCTCAACGTGATCAACTTCGGGCGCGGCAGCCTCGGCGACCAGCCGGTGAACGGTTCCAACTGCAGCCTGGACTACGACTATTACCTTGGCCGCCGCGACATTGTTTATGCCACCACCACCGAGATCAAGCGGCTGGAAGGGGCTCCGGCCGATTTCCCCAAGCTGCCCATCGTGCCGGAAAACGCCCTGGGGCTGTGCAGCATCGACTGCCCGCCCAACTCCACCGACATGGAGATCCGCAACTTCGGCCTGACCCGCATCACCATGGACCAGATTCACGACATCATCCAGGACGTCGAGGACCTGAAGTACAACGACGCCCAGTACCAGATGAACAACGAACTGCAGAACCGGGACGCCCAGACCAAGAAAGGCATCTACTCGGACGACTTCTCGAACACCGCCCAGTCGGACATCTACCACGCCGAATGGGACGCCAGGGTCAACGAAATCGCCCGCTTCGTCGCGCCGGACCGCATTCCACACTCCACCGTTCTCTCGGTCGATCAGGCGGGCAGCAACGCGAGTTTCTTCGGCAGCCTGGCGCTGTTGCCGGGCAACGAGACCGTGCTGGTGGAGCAGAACGACTGGTCCGAGGAGCGCAACATCAACCCCTACGCGGTATTCGACAAGCCACCGGCCATGCTGCAGATCACGCCCAACCTCGGGCGGCGCGGCCAGACCGGCATCGCCGTCACCGGTATCAACTTCACCTCGAGCAAGTCCGGCATCGTGCTGCGCTGCGACGGCCAAGTGATGGCCAGCAACCTGATCAGCGACGAGGCCGGTCGGGTCAGCGCCTCCTTCACCATTCCGACCAACGCCCGCAACGGCAACCGCATCGTGGAGATGGCCGACGGCGTCTACTCGGCACGGGCCAGCTTGCAGATCAACGATCCGCTGGTCATCACCCGCATCGAGCGCATCATCGAAAACCGCATCATCCGCGTGCCCGTGGTGCAGGTGGTCTGGCGCACCCAGACCATCTTCGTGCCCCGCGATCCGCTGGCCCAGACTTTCAGCTTCACCCAAAACCAGGTGATCTCCAGCATCGGACTGCAGTTCACCGCCAGGGACCCGAGCATCCCGGTCACGGTGCAAATTCGCGGCGTCACCACCGGTCTGCCCAACGGCGTGGTGTTCGCCGAAAAGGTGCTGGCCCCGAACGAGATCAGCCTGAGTGGCGAGACCCGCATTCGCTTCGACGACCCGTTCTACGCCGAGGCCAACACCAGCTATGCCGTGGTGCTGCTGACCAACAGCACCAATTACAAGGTCCGCACCGCCACCCTCGGCAAGATGGGCCGCTGGGGCATCATCACCCGGCAGACCTACATGGAGGGCGTGCTGCTGGAGAGCTCCAACGCCGAAACCTGGACGCCGCTCAACGGCTCCGACCTGGCGATGAAGATCTACGGCTACAACTTTCAATCCGAGGGCATGATCCGCTTCCAGCCGATCACCGGCGTGCAGTTCTCCGATATCAACCTCGACGAATACTCGGCCATCCCCCAGGGCACCGGCTTCGACTGGGAATACTCCACCGACGGCGGCGTGACCTGGGACGCCATGGTTCCCGCAGAGGAGGAGCGGCTGCCCAACCTCGCCACCCGGGTCCAGATCCGCGTGCGCCTGAGCAGCTCGCTTTCCAACGACACCCCGGCCATCAACTTCCGCGACGTCAACCTGGTGGGCTACCTCAACAAAACCACCGGGGCCTATCTGACCCGTGAGAACGAGCTGACCCAGGGGGTGGAATCGACCAAGGCCTATGTGCAGATGCAAATCCCCAGCGGCACCACCCTGCAATGGTTCGCCAGCAACGACGGCGGCCTGACCTGGGAGGCGATGACCATCCAGGAGACCCGGCCCATCGACGAGAACTGGACCGAGTACACCCTGGTGCGAACCTTCACCGACAACACCGGCAACAAGGTCCGCTACAAGGCCGAGATGACCGGCACGCCGCTGATCTACCCGCGCATCCATTCGCTGGGCGCGACCCTGAGCTAAGGAGGCACGGCCATGATCGTTCGACGCAAAGGCGGCCTGACCGAGTTCATCCCCACGCCGCAGGAGAAGCGCGACGGCCTGATCCGCGACCACGCCCTGGGACTACTGGAGAATCTGCACCAGCGCCTGGCGCGGCTGGAACGGGCATCAAAGCTCCCGACCGACGAAGCGGAGGCCTTCACGGCGCTGCTGGCGCGGATGCGGGCCGATGAGTCGCGCAACCTCGAGCTGCACGCCAGCCTGATCACCTCCGATACCGCCTCCGGCTGACCGGATCACTGCCACCGCCAACCCAGAAACCCCGGATACGGCCAGCCCGTTCCGGGGTTTCTGCCGCCTGTGCGCCGCCCAATCCGGCCAATCTCGCAAGTCATTGAAAATAAACGTGTTAAATGTCGTCTTCGGCTGTTCTTCTACTTGATTTGTGTCCGGAAAGAAGCATTCATTCATGGTGTAAGCGGAGGCTGAAAAGCCTTGCCAGACACCGACTTATAAGCGCCACGAACGACGGAGGCACGCATGAACCTGAAAGAGATCCACTACGGGATCGAGATCGAGACCGTAAAACGCACCCAGGAGCAGATCGCCTGGGCCATCCACTCGGTGGTGGGCGGCACGGTCCGCCATGTCGGCATCCCCAGCAGCTATGACCCCTGGGAGGTCGAGGACCTGCGCGGCCGCGTCTGGAAGGTGGTGGGGGACGCCTCCCTGACCAGCGTCCCGGCCCATCTACGGGCCGAGGTGGTCAGCCCGGTGCTCGGCTATGACGATATCCCGCAACTGCAGGAGGTGGTTCGGGCCATCCGCCGCGCCGGAGGCAAGATCAACAGCCAGTGCGGCATCCACATTCATATCGACGCCGCGCCCTTCGACGGCAGGCACCTGGGTAACCTGGCCAAGATCATCTACAAGCAGGAGCCGCTGATCCTCCACGCCCTCGGCATCAGCCGCGACCGGCTCAACCGCTACACCCGGCCGGTCAGCGACGAGCTGATCCAGCGTATCGAACAGCATCGCCCCCGCACCAAGGACCAGCTCAACCGCATCTGGTACGGCTACCACAACCGCCAGCCCCAGCACTACGACAACAGCCGCTACCACGGGGTTAACCTGCACAACGTCTGGTACCGGGGCACGGTGGAGTTCCGCTGGTTCGAGGCGACCCTTCACGCGGGGCGGATCAAGGCTTACCTGCAATTCTGCCTCGCCGTCGCAGCCAAGGCGCTCAACGGTCGGGCGGCCTCCAGCCGCAAGCGGGACTTCGATCCCCAGAGCGCCAAGTACGACTTCCGGGTATTCCTGCTCCACCTCGGTCTGATCGGCGACGAGTTCAAGAC is drawn from Desulfomicrobium macestii and contains these coding sequences:
- a CDS encoding DUF4815 domain-containing protein yields the protein MSISRETFDPTKNYKRIRYHQDRDLLDSELNEQQDIINLERRKIADILFKEGSIIMGLEVSAAANVLTLAPGVVYIDGHLEQVSGATLTYDPATTSGADYVYVELLKYNYGYTQDPALINPATGEPTAEREKWVLSLKATDTSGQTLPNNVAERRVIPIYKFDRESGDVTPTVQEKSNLYLRDLLGTLPGSRITVSSITEDQLSFAAAEGLNSLIQNLAERTFDQAGSYLVRGFDTFIGGVDDDSVEAITNAGRAYIQGFRHQRDLPTSTLVPKSIATKSVRGEQKTFDINKRRYPVNSTPLKETTQVEAIVEITRNVTRGSVGGGEDLLDPNPVVDILEVSQGATIFQEGVDWQQSGNHVDWLGSGNEPAIGTTYTVRWTYTKQMVKGTDYVDSGWFGQANHPAAGNYFYLVTAYNATGETAFNAAAVVARATTAGEMNKLSWLPVSGATGYRVYRAATNGARTDYKRLMELGSEALSYVDDGVEEIGTASPLATNTAGLTMSAVQLELGNLNVINFGRGSLGDQPVNGSNCSLDYDYYLGRRDIVYATTTEIKRLEGAPADFPKLPIVPENALGLCSIDCPPNSTDMEIRNFGLTRITMDQIHDIIQDVEDLKYNDAQYQMNNELQNRDAQTKKGIYSDDFSNTAQSDIYHAEWDARVNEIARFVAPDRIPHSTVLSVDQAGSNASFFGSLALLPGNETVLVEQNDWSEERNINPYAVFDKPPAMLQITPNLGRRGQTGIAVTGINFTSSKSGIVLRCDGQVMASNLISDEAGRVSASFTIPTNARNGNRIVEMADGVYSARASLQINDPLVITRIERIIENRIIRVPVVQVVWRTQTIFVPRDPLAQTFSFTQNQVISSIGLQFTARDPSIPVTVQIRGVTTGLPNGVVFAEKVLAPNEISLSGETRIRFDDPFYAEANTSYAVVLLTNSTNYKVRTATLGKMGRWGIITRQTYMEGVLLESSNAETWTPLNGSDLAMKIYGYNFQSEGMIRFQPITGVQFSDINLDEYSAIPQGTGFDWEYSTDGGVTWDAMVPAEEERLPNLATRVQIRVRLSSSLSNDTPAINFRDVNLVGYLNKTTGAYLTRENELTQGVESTKAYVQMQIPSGTTLQWFASNDGGLTWEAMTIQETRPIDENWTEYTLVRTFTDNTGNKVRYKAEMTGTPLIYPRIHSLGATLS
- a CDS encoding amidoligase family protein; translated protein: MNLKEIHYGIEIETVKRTQEQIAWAIHSVVGGTVRHVGIPSSYDPWEVEDLRGRVWKVVGDASLTSVPAHLRAEVVSPVLGYDDIPQLQEVVRAIRRAGGKINSQCGIHIHIDAAPFDGRHLGNLAKIIYKQEPLILHALGISRDRLNRYTRPVSDELIQRIEQHRPRTKDQLNRIWYGYHNRQPQHYDNSRYHGVNLHNVWYRGTVEFRWFEATLHAGRIKAYLQFCLAVAAKALNGRAASSRKRDFDPQSAKYDFRVFLLHLGLIGDEFKTARKHLMANMPGDAAFKNGRPKPEDVLPDETETTTLTNEAGQVPGLTV